From Kineosporia succinea, the proteins below share one genomic window:
- a CDS encoding ArsR/SmtB family transcription factor — MLRCVSDQGPPHADLPTPEQVASAVQSFALLADPTRVRMLWTLRDDEADVSSLAEAAGCRPTVASQHLSKLRLAGLVDTRRDGRRVVYRLRGGHVKRLLAEALFHADHQISGEPIHD, encoded by the coding sequence ATGCTCAGGTGCGTGTCAGATCAGGGTCCCCCGCACGCCGACCTCCCGACCCCGGAGCAGGTGGCGTCGGCGGTGCAGTCGTTCGCCCTGCTGGCCGACCCCACCCGGGTGCGCATGCTCTGGACGCTGCGCGACGACGAGGCCGACGTGAGCAGCCTGGCCGAGGCCGCCGGATGCCGGCCGACCGTGGCCAGCCAGCACCTCTCGAAACTGCGCCTGGCCGGGCTCGTCGACACCCGCCGCGACGGGCGCCGGGTGGTCTACCGGCTGCGTGGTGGGCACGTGAAGCGCCTGCTCGCCGAGGCCCTGTTCCACGCCGACCACCAGATCAGCGGCGAGCCGATCCACGACTAG
- a CDS encoding Dyp-type peroxidase, with the protein MTQPSLSRRRLLLGGGATLAGGGLAGAAGLSLTPEATVPQEEAKGAQNVPFHGPHQAGIATEAQSHARFLALDLKKGADVEHVRRLLRLLTDDAAKLTAGQMPLASNDPEIVSLPSRLTVTFGFGPGLFDAIGRSADCPEVIRDLPVFATDRLEQRWSGGDVLLQVCSDDPVPLSYAVRRLVRDARDLATVRWMQTGFNPARGSEPAATTPRNLMGQRDGTANPASGTTEFDDTVWAEGPDWLKGGSMLVFRRIRMDVDTWDDLGRPAKEMATARRLSDGSPVTGGSEQDDPDTAAVDGQGLPVVAAEAHVVRATALTPAERMLRRGFSYDDGPDASGKPDCGLLFAAFQSDAAKSFVPVQQRLAESDAMNIWITHVGSAAFVIPPGCAEGAFIGEALVGSA; encoded by the coding sequence GTGACCCAGCCTTCCCTGAGCCGGCGTCGCCTCCTGCTCGGAGGCGGCGCCACGCTGGCGGGCGGTGGTCTGGCCGGGGCGGCAGGTCTGTCCCTGACCCCGGAAGCCACAGTTCCGCAGGAGGAAGCCAAAGGCGCCCAGAACGTCCCCTTTCACGGACCCCACCAGGCCGGGATCGCGACCGAGGCCCAGTCCCACGCGCGATTCCTGGCCCTGGACCTGAAGAAGGGGGCGGACGTCGAGCACGTGCGGCGCCTGCTGCGGCTTCTCACCGACGACGCCGCGAAACTCACCGCCGGGCAAATGCCCCTGGCTTCGAACGACCCGGAGATCGTGTCGCTGCCGTCGCGTCTGACGGTGACGTTCGGTTTCGGCCCGGGCCTGTTCGACGCGATCGGCCGGAGCGCGGACTGCCCCGAGGTGATCCGCGATCTGCCGGTTTTCGCCACCGACCGGCTCGAGCAACGCTGGTCGGGCGGTGACGTGCTGCTGCAGGTGTGCAGCGACGACCCGGTTCCGCTGTCGTACGCCGTGCGCCGCCTGGTGCGCGACGCCCGGGACCTGGCCACGGTGCGCTGGATGCAGACCGGTTTCAACCCCGCCCGGGGCAGCGAACCGGCCGCCACCACTCCCCGGAACCTGATGGGGCAGCGTGACGGCACGGCCAATCCCGCGTCCGGGACCACGGAGTTCGACGACACGGTGTGGGCCGAGGGGCCGGACTGGCTGAAGGGCGGCAGCATGCTGGTGTTCCGGCGGATCCGGATGGACGTCGACACCTGGGACGACCTCGGCCGCCCGGCCAAGGAGATGGCCACCGCCCGAAGGCTTTCCGACGGAAGCCCGGTGACCGGCGGTTCGGAGCAGGACGATCCGGACACCGCGGCGGTCGACGGTCAGGGCCTGCCGGTGGTCGCGGCCGAGGCGCACGTGGTGCGGGCGACAGCGCTGACACCGGCCGAACGCATGCTGCGGCGCGGTTTCAGCTACGACGACGGGCCGGACGCCTCCGGCAAGCCCGACTGCGGGCTGCTTTTCGCGGCCTTCCAGTCCGACGCCGCGAAGTCGTTCGTGCCCGTGCAGCAGCGGCTGGCCGAGTCCGACGCCATGAACATCTGGATCACGCACGTGGGTTCCGCCGCGTTCGTGATCCCGCCCGGGTGTGCCGAGGGCGCGTTCATCGGCGAGGCCCTGGTGGGTTCGGCCTAG